Below is a window of Micromonospora chersina DNA.
AGCTGACCCGCAAGGGCGCCCAGGTCCTGATCGGCGGCGCCCTGGCGGAGACCTCGACGGCGATCGCCGAGGTCGCCCAGAAGGTCAAGACGCCGTTCCTCTCGGTGGGCTTCGGGGACGGCATCGTGCTGCCGCTCGCCGCCCGCACCTTCACGTACAAGCTCACCCCGGACGCCGTCGACGTGGCCCGCCGCCTCGCGGACCTTGCCGCGTCGCAGCGGGTACGGCGGGTCGCCCTGCTGGCCGCCGACGGGCTGCACGGCGACGCCGGCGTACGGGCGGTGCGCAGCGCACTGCGCGACGCCGACGTGCACCTGGTCCGCACGGTCCGGCTGCCCGCCACCGGGCAGAGCTTCGCCGGCGCCGCCCGGCGGATCGCCACAGTGGAGCCGGACGGGGTCATCGTCTGGGGCACCGCCCCGGATTCCGGCGTGGCGGCCCGGGAGCTGCGCCGCGCCGACTACACCGGACCGCTCTACTTCGACGCCGGCGCGGTGGCCGCGGACACGCTCGCCAACGCCAACGCGCGGGCGGTCGAGGGCGCGTACGCCGTGCACCCTGCCTGCCTGGGCACCTCCACCCTGACCGCGACCAGCACGACGGAGCTGGAGCGGCGGGACTTCAACTACCGCTACAACCAGCGGTACGGCAGCTCCAACGTCTCCGCCCCGTACGCGTCGGACGCGCTCCAGCTCGTCGCCGCGTCGGCCCGGATGGCGGCGAGCCTCGACCGTGGACGGTTGCGGGCGCTCCTCCAGACCCAGCTGGCCGAGGGCATCGCCGGCGCGTACGCCTTCACACCGAGCCGGCACGGCGGCATGGAGCCCGACTCGCTGGCCGTCTACGTGGTCGCGCAGCGCGCCTGGCAGTTGTACGCCTGACCGCCCGGGCCCGGTGACCGTCCCGGTGGGACGGTCACCGGCCGGATGCGCAGCGTACCGACCGGCGAACAGCGAGAAGCGCCCGGTGGCCAGGGGCCGCCGGGCGCTTCGTCACCTTGGTCAGGCGGGGGCGACGGCCCGCGAGCGCCGCATGGTGAGCACGTACTCGACAAGCGAGATCAGCACGTGCTTCGTCGACTCCCGGTTGCGGGCGTCGCAGGCCACCACCGGCACGTCCGGGGAGATCGCGAGCGCGTCCCGGACGTCCTGCGGGTCGTGGTACTGCATCCCGTCGAAGCAGTTGATGGCCACCAGGTACGGCAGCCGCCGGTGCTCGAAGAAGTCGATGGCGGCGAAGCAGTCGGCCAGTCGACGGGTGTCGACCAGCACCACGGCGCCGATCGCGCCCCGGACCAGTTCATCCCACATGAACCAGAACCGGGTCTGACCCGGCGTACCGAACAGGTACAGGATCAGATCGCGGTCGATCGAGATACGACCGAAGTCCATCGCCACCGTGGTCGTCGTCTTGCCCGGCACCTGCCGGGTGTCGTCGACGCCCACGCCGGCGGAGGTCATGATCGCCTCGGTGGTCAGCGGCGTGATCTCCGAGACCGAGCCGACCAGCGTCGTCTTGCCGACGCCGAATCCACCGGCGATAACGATCTTCGCCGACGTCACGCGCCCGCTCGGGGCCGGCGGCCGGTGCGACATGTCAGAGCCTGCGAAGTCCACTCAGCACCCTCTCCAGCAGTTCAGTGCCCACCGCGTCGTCGGAGTCGTCCAAAATGGTCGGCTCGTGGACCGCGACCAGGCCGTCCGTCGCCATGTCGGCGATGAGCACCCGGGCCACGCCGAGCGGAAGCTGCATCCGCGCCGCGATCTCGGCGAGCGACTGCACGCGTCCGTCACACAGCGCGGCGATGTACTGGTGCTCACGGCCCTGGCCACCGTTGCCAGTGGCAACCGACCGGCCGCGCACCGTCGTCTCGACGAGCGCCTCCAGGGCGATCTCGAGCCGGGGGCGGGTACGACCGCGGGTCACGGCGTATGGACGGACCAACGCTCCGGTCGGTTCGTCACGATCGACCATGTCGCCGCTCACCTCCTTCGTACCCGGCACCGGCTCGCCCCGGTGGTGTTCGTCCCTGTCGTAGTTGTTGCCGCTTCTGACCCACCGGTCAGCGCGTCGTTCAGCCCATCATCCCGACAGCCGTGCGCGGCTGCGGGGTCAGAGCGTCGCCCACCCGGTCGACGAGCAGGGCCATCTCGTAACCGACCTGCCCGACGTCGCAGCTGCGCGCGGCCAGCACGGCGAAGGACGAGCCGTCCGAGATGGACATCAGGAACAGGAAGCCGTTGTCCATCTCGACGACGGTCTGGAGCACCGCCCCGCCCTCGAAGCAGCGCGCCGCGCCCTGGGTCAGGCTGACCAGGCCGGACGCGATCGCCGCGAGCTGGTCCGCGCGGTCCCGCGGAAGGTCACGGGACGAAGCGAGGAGCAGGCCGTCGGCGGAGACCGCGACCGCGTGCGCCACACCGGGCACCCGGTCGGCGAAGTTGGCGAGCAGCCATCCGAGATCCTGCGTAGTTGTCATCCTTGTTGCTCCTTCTGCCCGCTCCCGGCCACTGGGCCTGAGCCAGACTGCGAGGACTGCTGCCCGCCCGGAGTCCCCTCCGGGCCGGTGGAGTTGCTGTCGGTCGGGTTGTTACGCCCCCGCTGCACGCCCCGATGGTAGGCCGAGAGCAGACCGCGTACGCCTTCCGGTGTGCGGCGCTGCACCGACGTGGACGGCTTCTCGATGCCACCCGGCACGAGCTGCGCCATCGGCTTCCGCTTCGGCAGGCCCTTCTGGGTGGTCTCCGCGACCGGGACCTCGGTGGCCGCCGAGGCGGCCCGCCAACCGTCGTCGGCCGCGGTCTGCCAACCGGGCTGCGGCGGGGCGGCGGGCTGCCGGGTGGGCAGCGCACCGGCGTAACCGGGACGGGTTCCCCCGTTCGCCGAGCCGTTGTCGTGCGGCGCTCCGCCGGCCGTCGGAGTGTGTGCCATCGGCGTGTTACCTGTCGTCCCGGGTGGTGTCTGCTGCACGGCCCGACCGGCGGCGTCGACCTTGGCGAACTGCTGGGTCGCGGCGCTGTTGGCCGCCGCGGCCGGTGCCGCGGCCGCCTCCTCGTTGGGCCCCGGCTTGCGCGTGCGGAACCAGGCCGATTCCAGCTCCCGGAAGATCGGCAGCTCCATCGTCTCGTCCGCGTACCGCTGGCGGTTGCCCGCCTGCTGCGGCGTGGTCGGCCGCGGCGCGGGGACCGGTGCCGGCGCGGGCGCGGTGACGGCCGGCGGCGTCTCCGGGCGGGTGACCCGGGGCAGCTCGGTCGTCATGTCGAGGCCGGCGGCGAGCCGCTCCGGAACCGCCGGGGCGGCGCCCTGGTCGGGCGTGGCGACCGGCGGCCAGACCGGCGGGGCGCCGACCTGCGGCGCGGGAGCCGGCGGAGCCGGACGCGGCGGCACCTGGGTCACCGGCGGCACCGGCGCGGGCGCGGCCGACACCGGCTGGCCGAAGGCCGGCACACCCGACACCGGGTAGCCCTGCGCGGGCGAGCCGGACACGGGGTAGCCCTGCGCGGGCGAGCCGGACACGGGGTAGCCCTGCGCGGGCGAGCCGGAGACGGGGTAGCCGGCGGACGGCGCCCCGGACACGGGGTAACCGGAGGACGGCGCACCCGACACGGGGTAGCCGGAGGCCGGCGAGCCGGACACGGGGTGGCCGGAGACCGGCACACCGGAGACCGGCGGCAGCGGCGGCGCCGACACCGGCGGGACCGGCGGAGCGGAGACCGGCGGCGGGTTGTACCCACGGGTCTCGGGGCTGCTCGGCAGCTGCCGCGGGATGGCCGGCTGCTGGCCGGTGGAGGCCGGGTCGGCCTCGGCCGGGGTGCGCCGCTGGGGCAGCGGGTCGATCTGCTGGCCGTTCGAGCTGCGCGGGGTGAAGCCGTCACCGCCGGCGAGAGGGCCGGCACCGGTCAGGTCGGACCAGGCCGGCATCGAGCGGCCGGCGCCGGCGTTGGCCGGGGTGCCGGAGCCGTTGCGCGGCGCCGGGTCGAAGGAACGCCCGCCCAGGGTGACCTGGTTGCCGGAGGCGCCGGGGTGCGGAGCCGGCGGCGGGGTGTGCGGGCCGTTGCCCAGCGCGGCAAGGGCGCCGAACGCCGGGGTGGGGCCACCCTGCTGCGGGCCCGCGCCGAACGCCGGAGCCAGGCCGCCCTGCTGCGGACCGGTGGCGGCCGGGAGGGCCGGCGCCGGCTGGCCGCGGCCGGCGAGGGCGCGCGGCACCAGGACCGAGGTGGGCAGCGTGACGTCGGCGACGGTGCCACGGTCGCCGCCGGGCCGCAGCTCGACCTTGACGCCGTGCCGGGAGGCCAGCCGGGCGACCACGACGAGGCCCATCATCCGGGAGACCGCCACGTCCACCTGCGGCGGCGTGGCCAGCCGCTCGTTCAGCTCGCGGAGCTGCTCGTGGCTGATGCCGATGCCCCGGTCCTCCACGTAGAGGGAGGCGCGGTCACCCACCCGCCGGGCCTCCACCATGACGTGCGAGTCCGGCGGGGAGAAGGCGGTGGCGTTGTCGAACAGCTCGGCGACCAGGTGCACGAGGTCGTTGACCGCGTGCGCGGCGACCTCGATGTCCCGGTCGATCACGCCGAACTCGATCCGGGTGTAGTGCTCGACCTCGGACTGGGCGGCGCGGAGCACGTCGATGAGGGCGGCCGGCTCGCGCTGCACGCGGGTGGAGTCCGCGCCGGCGAGGACCAGCAGGTTCTCGTCGTTGCGGCGCATCCGGGTGGCCAGGTGGTCGAGCTGGAACAGCTCGGCCAGCCGGTCCGGGTCCTCCTCGCCGCGCTCCAGCCGGTCGAGGTGGCCGATCAGCCGGTCGACCAGGATCTGCGACCGGCGGGCCAGGTTGACGAACATGGTCGCGACGGACGCCCGCAGGGCGGCCTGCTCGGCCGCGGTCCGGACGGCCTCCAGGTGGACCGCGTTGAACGCCTCGGTCACCTGGCCGAACTCGTCCTTGCTGCGGACCGGCAGCGGCTCGGCGATCTGGTTCGCCAGCTGCACCGGGGAGAGCTGCCCGGTGACCTGGGGGTCGCGCAGCCGGGCCACCGCCTGCGGCAGGCCGTACTGGGCCACCGAGAGGGCGCCCTGGCGCAGGTCACGCAGCGATCGGGCCATCGAGCGGGCCACCAGGTAGGCGAAGAGGATGGCCAGCAGCAGCATGCTGAGCAGCAGGCCGGTCTCCAGGAACACCTGGCGCTGGGTGTCCGACCGCAGCTCGTCGGCGTGGCGGACCACGTTGCCGTCCAGCCGCGTCTCCACCGTGCGGATCAGCTTCGCGTTGGCCACCATGGCCCCGTCCCACTGGTCCCGCGTGAAGGGCGGGCTGTCCAGCTTGCCGGAGATGTTGTTCCGGATGAGGCCGGTGTAGAGGTCCGCCTCGCGCTTGTCGGGGCCGGAGACGGTCTGGTCGAAGAACTCGGAGTCGGCCTGGTTGGCGACCGCCTTGAAGCTCTCCAACGCCTGCGTCCCGCCGGTCTCGCTGGCGGTGAACTGCTGGCGCAGGTTCTGGGTGAGGCTCTGCTGGGTGAGCGCCTGGTGGACGACCACCCGGCGCTGGGCCAGGTACTCCTTCTGCCGGGCGACCGCGGCCGCCGCGCGCATCTGGTCGCTCAGGTCGTTGTCGCCGGCGAGCTGGATGGCCGAGTCGCGGATCGCCAGCAGGTCGCTGATCAGCGCCTCGTAGTTCGTCCGCGCCTCGTCGCCGGTGAACTTGCCGTTGTAGACCTGGCTGCGGGTGCCCGGCAGGTCGGCGAGCCCGTCGTCGACGTCCTTCAGCCTGGCCTCGAAGGTGCGGGGCAGGTCCTCGATCGTGCGCCGCTGGTCGGAGTAGGGGCCCTTCGCCTGGTCCACCCGCTGGTTGGCCCGGTTGTAGGCCTCCTGGTACTGCGCCCGCGTCTGCACTTCCTTCGCGGTGAGGAAGAGCACCGAGGTGACCCGCTCGTCCTGGAGCCGGTCCGCCAGATCGCCCGAGTAGGCGACCAGGTTCGCCAGGTCACCGGCCCGGTTGGCGTTGTTGAGCGTCTCCAGGTGGTCGACCAGACCGCTGGTGCCGACCACGACTGTGGCGATCGTCGGCACGATCATGATCAGGCCGAGCTTGGACCAGATCGGCATGTCGCGGAGCCGGCTGGCCGGCCGGCTCAGACGCGACAGGAAGGAGCCCGCCGTCGTTGGCCGTTTGCTCACGTCACCGCCCTCGCATTACCGCGTCCGGCGTGCCCTGTGGGCAACGCCGAGCGACCGACCCGGCGGGTCGGACCTCCGAGATTCCATCACGCCGCCCCCCAAAGAGAAAGCCCAGGTTGTCCCTCGCCGGAGGTGTGATGAGATGTTGATGCAATTTGATAGCAATCCGTCTGGCCGGAGTCACTCAAGGTAATGGAACACCCTCACCGCGTCGTCCTGCTCGCCGGACCCTCCGGCTCCGGAAAGTCATACATTGCCCATCGAACCGGACTTCCTGTCCTCTGCCTGGACGACTTCTACAAGGACGGCGATGACCCTACGTTGCCGCGTCGGAACGGAGAGGTGGACTGGGAGTCCCCGCTGTCCTGGGACGCGGACACGGCGGTGGAAACAATCGCCCGACTGGCCCGGCACGGCAAGGCCGAAGTGCCGGTTTATGCGATCGGCGCGGACCGCCGGGTGGCCACCCGGCCATTCGACGTCGACGGATCGCCACTTTTCGTCGCCGAAGGGATCTTCGCCGCCGAGATCGTCGAGGAGTGCCGCCGCCGGGGCCTGCTCGCCGGGGCGTACGCGCTGCGCCGCCCCCGTGGCGCGACCTTCGTCCGCCGGCTCGCCCGCGACCTGGCCGAGCAGCGCAAGGCGCCGCGGGTGCTGATCCGGCGCGGGGTGGCGCTGCTGCGCGCGGAGCCGGCGGTGCTGCGCCGGCAGACCGGGCTGGGCGCCGAGGCGGCCCGGGCCGGGCAGGTGCTGCGCCGGGTGGCCGCCCTGCTCGCCGGCCACCCGCGGCAGCCCTGATCAGCTGATCAGCTTGGCGTACGCCGGCTTGATCACCTCGTCGATGATCTTCAGTCGCTCGTCGAACGGGATGAAGGCGCTCTTCATCGCGTTGATGGTGAACCACTGGAGTTCCTTCCAGCCGTAGCCGAAGGCGTCCACCAGCAGGGCCATCTCCCGGGACATCGAGGTGCCGCTCATCAGCCGGTTGTCGGTGTTCACCGTCACCCGGAAGCGCAGGTCGCGCAGCAGCCCGATCGGGTGGTCGGCGATCGACGCGGCGGCCCCGGTCTGCACGTTCGAGGAGGGGCACAGCTCCAGCGGGATGCGCTTGTCCCGGACGTACGCGGCCAGCCGGCCGAGCACCGGCGGGTTCCCGGGCGTGATGTCGTCGACGATCCGGACGCCGTGGCCCAGCCGGTCCGCGCCGCACCACTGGATCGCCTGCCAGATCGACGGCAGCCCGAACGCCTCGCCGGC
It encodes the following:
- a CDS encoding ABC transporter substrate-binding protein, which codes for MATPAFDSSLLTRRGILAAAAGSLLLAGCGQPGERPDDESSASSAPGNQDLVVGASLELTGRGAALGVPQQRALEIRADALNKVGIPVGNLRRSVRLEIRDNRSDPREAARQAAELTRKGAQVLIGGALAETSTAIAEVAQKVKTPFLSVGFGDGIVLPLAARTFTYKLTPDAVDVARRLADLAASQRVRRVALLAADGLHGDAGVRAVRSALRDADVHLVRTVRLPATGQSFAGAARRIATVEPDGVIVWGTAPDSGVAARELRRADYTGPLYFDAGAVAADTLANANARAVEGAYAVHPACLGTSTLTATSTTELERRDFNYRYNQRYGSSNVSAPYASDALQLVAASARMAASLDRGRLRALLQTQLAEGIAGAYAFTPSRHGGMEPDSLAVYVVAQRAWQLYA
- a CDS encoding GTP-binding protein, coding for MSHRPPAPSGRVTSAKIVIAGGFGVGKTTLVGSVSEITPLTTEAIMTSAGVGVDDTRQVPGKTTTTVAMDFGRISIDRDLILYLFGTPGQTRFWFMWDELVRGAIGAVVLVDTRRLADCFAAIDFFEHRRLPYLVAINCFDGMQYHDPQDVRDALAISPDVPVVACDARNRESTKHVLISLVEYVLTMRRSRAVAPA
- a CDS encoding DUF742 domain-containing protein, whose product is MVDRDEPTGALVRPYAVTRGRTRPRLEIALEALVETTVRGRSVATGNGGQGREHQYIAALCDGRVQSLAEIAARMQLPLGVARVLIADMATDGLVAVHEPTILDDSDDAVGTELLERVLSGLRRL
- a CDS encoding roadblock/LC7 domain-containing protein: MTTTQDLGWLLANFADRVPGVAHAVAVSADGLLLASSRDLPRDRADQLAAIASGLVSLTQGAARCFEGGAVLQTVVEMDNGFLFLMSISDGSSFAVLAARSCDVGQVGYEMALLVDRVGDALTPQPRTAVGMMG
- a CDS encoding sensor histidine kinase, with amino-acid sequence MSKRPTTAGSFLSRLSRPASRLRDMPIWSKLGLIMIVPTIATVVVGTSGLVDHLETLNNANRAGDLANLVAYSGDLADRLQDERVTSVLFLTAKEVQTRAQYQEAYNRANQRVDQAKGPYSDQRRTIEDLPRTFEARLKDVDDGLADLPGTRSQVYNGKFTGDEARTNYEALISDLLAIRDSAIQLAGDNDLSDQMRAAAAVARQKEYLAQRRVVVHQALTQQSLTQNLRQQFTASETGGTQALESFKAVANQADSEFFDQTVSGPDKREADLYTGLIRNNISGKLDSPPFTRDQWDGAMVANAKLIRTVETRLDGNVVRHADELRSDTQRQVFLETGLLLSMLLLAILFAYLVARSMARSLRDLRQGALSVAQYGLPQAVARLRDPQVTGQLSPVQLANQIAEPLPVRSKDEFGQVTEAFNAVHLEAVRTAAEQAALRASVATMFVNLARRSQILVDRLIGHLDRLERGEEDPDRLAELFQLDHLATRMRRNDENLLVLAGADSTRVQREPAALIDVLRAAQSEVEHYTRIEFGVIDRDIEVAAHAVNDLVHLVAELFDNATAFSPPDSHVMVEARRVGDRASLYVEDRGIGISHEQLRELNERLATPPQVDVAVSRMMGLVVVARLASRHGVKVELRPGGDRGTVADVTLPTSVLVPRALAGRGQPAPALPAATGPQQGGLAPAFGAGPQQGGPTPAFGALAALGNGPHTPPPAPHPGASGNQVTLGGRSFDPAPRNGSGTPANAGAGRSMPAWSDLTGAGPLAGGDGFTPRSSNGQQIDPLPQRRTPAEADPASTGQQPAIPRQLPSSPETRGYNPPPVSAPPVPPVSAPPLPPVSGVPVSGHPVSGSPASGYPVSGAPSSGYPVSGAPSAGYPVSGSPAQGYPVSGSPAQGYPVSGSPAQGYPVSGVPAFGQPVSAAPAPVPPVTQVPPRPAPPAPAPQVGAPPVWPPVATPDQGAAPAVPERLAAGLDMTTELPRVTRPETPPAVTAPAPAPVPAPRPTTPQQAGNRQRYADETMELPIFRELESAWFRTRKPGPNEEAAAAPAAAANSAATQQFAKVDAAGRAVQQTPPGTTGNTPMAHTPTAGGAPHDNGSANGGTRPGYAGALPTRQPAAPPQPGWQTAADDGWRAASAATEVPVAETTQKGLPKRKPMAQLVPGGIEKPSTSVQRRTPEGVRGLLSAYHRGVQRGRNNPTDSNSTGPEGTPGGQQSSQSGSGPVAGSGQKEQQG
- a CDS encoding ATP-binding protein, yielding MDWESPLSWDADTAVETIARLARHGKAEVPVYAIGADRRVATRPFDVDGSPLFVAEGIFAAEIVEECRRRGLLAGAYALRRPRGATFVRRLARDLAEQRKAPRVLIRRGVALLRAEPAVLRRQTGLGAEAARAGQVLRRVAALLAGHPRQP